A single Macaca mulatta isolate MMU2019108-1 chromosome 15, T2T-MMU8v2.0, whole genome shotgun sequence DNA region contains:
- the FAM219A gene encoding protein FAM219A isoform X3: MMEEIDRFQDPTAASISDGDCDAREGESVAMNYKPSPLQVKLEKQRELARKGSLKNGSMGSPVNQQPKKNNVMARTRLVVPNKGYSSLDQSPDEKPLVALDTDSDDDFDMSRYSSSGYSSAEINQDLNIQLLKDGYRLDEIPDDEDLDLIPPKSVNPTCMCCQATSSTACHIQ; this comes from the exons GACCCAACCGCCGCCTCCATCTCAGACGGAGACTGTGACGCCCGGGAGGGTGAGTCAGTAGCCATGAATTACAAACCATCCCCGCTCCAAGTGAAGCTGG AGAAGCAGCGGGAACTGGCCCGGAAGGGCTCCCTGAAGAATGGCAGCATGGGTAGCCCTGTCAACCAGCAACCCAAGAAGAACAATGTCATGGCCCGAACAAG gctggttgTCCCCAATAAAGGCTACTCCTCGCTTGACCAGAGCCCCGATGAGAAGCCACTGGTAGCCCTTGACACAGACAG CGATGATGACTTTGATATGTCTAGATACTCCTCCTCCGGCTACTCCTCTGCTGAG ATCAACCAAGATTTGAACATCCAGCTGCTGAAGGATGGCTATCGGTTAGATGAGATCCCCGACGACGAGGACCTAGACCTCATCCCCCCCAAGTCCGTGAACCCCACCTGCATGTGCTGCCAGGCCACGTCCTCCACCGCCTGCCACATTCAGTAG
- the FAM219A gene encoding protein FAM219A isoform X2 has protein sequence MMEEIDRFQDPTAASISDGDCDAREGESVAMNYKPSPLQVKLEKQRELARKGSLKNGSMGSPVNQQPKKNNVMARTRLVVPNKGYSSLDQSPDEKPLVALDTDSDDDFDMSRYSSSGYSSAEQINQDLNIQLLKDGYRLDEIPDDEDLDLIPPKSVNPTCMCCQATSSTACHIQ, from the exons GACCCAACCGCCGCCTCCATCTCAGACGGAGACTGTGACGCCCGGGAGGGTGAGTCAGTAGCCATGAATTACAAACCATCCCCGCTCCAAGTGAAGCTGG AGAAGCAGCGGGAACTGGCCCGGAAGGGCTCCCTGAAGAATGGCAGCATGGGTAGCCCTGTCAACCAGCAACCCAAGAAGAACAATGTCATGGCCCGAACAAG gctggttgTCCCCAATAAAGGCTACTCCTCGCTTGACCAGAGCCCCGATGAGAAGCCACTGGTAGCCCTTGACACAGACAG CGATGATGACTTTGATATGTCTAGATACTCCTCCTCCGGCTACTCCTCTGCTGAG CAGATCAACCAAGATTTGAACATCCAGCTGCTGAAGGATGGCTATCGGTTAGATGAGATCCCCGACGACGAGGACCTAGACCTCATCCCCCCCAAGTCCGTGAACCCCACCTGCATGTGCTGCCAGGCCACGTCCTCCACCGCCTGCCACATTCAGTAG
- the FAM219A gene encoding protein FAM219A isoform X6, whose product MMEEIDRFQDPTAASISDGDCDAREEKQRELARKGSLKNGSMGSPVNQQPKKNNVMARTRLVVPNKGYSSLDQSPDEKPLVALDTDSDDDFDMSRYSSSGYSSAEQINQDLNIQLLKDGYRLDEIPDDEDLDLIPPKSVNPTCMCCQATSSTACHIQ is encoded by the exons GACCCAACCGCCGCCTCCATCTCAGACGGAGACTGTGACGCCCGGGAGG AGAAGCAGCGGGAACTGGCCCGGAAGGGCTCCCTGAAGAATGGCAGCATGGGTAGCCCTGTCAACCAGCAACCCAAGAAGAACAATGTCATGGCCCGAACAAG gctggttgTCCCCAATAAAGGCTACTCCTCGCTTGACCAGAGCCCCGATGAGAAGCCACTGGTAGCCCTTGACACAGACAG CGATGATGACTTTGATATGTCTAGATACTCCTCCTCCGGCTACTCCTCTGCTGAG CAGATCAACCAAGATTTGAACATCCAGCTGCTGAAGGATGGCTATCGGTTAGATGAGATCCCCGACGACGAGGACCTAGACCTCATCCCCCCCAAGTCCGTGAACCCCACCTGCATGTGCTGCCAGGCCACGTCCTCCACCGCCTGCCACATTCAGTAG
- the FAM219A gene encoding protein FAM219A isoform X7: MMEEIDRFQDPTAASISDGDCDAREEKQRELARKGSLKNGSMGSPVNQQPKKNNVMARTRLVVPNKGYSSLDQSPDEKPLVALDTDSDDDFDMSRYSSSGYSSAEINQDLNIQLLKDGYRLDEIPDDEDLDLIPPKSVNPTCMCCQATSSTACHIQ, from the exons GACCCAACCGCCGCCTCCATCTCAGACGGAGACTGTGACGCCCGGGAGG AGAAGCAGCGGGAACTGGCCCGGAAGGGCTCCCTGAAGAATGGCAGCATGGGTAGCCCTGTCAACCAGCAACCCAAGAAGAACAATGTCATGGCCCGAACAAG gctggttgTCCCCAATAAAGGCTACTCCTCGCTTGACCAGAGCCCCGATGAGAAGCCACTGGTAGCCCTTGACACAGACAG CGATGATGACTTTGATATGTCTAGATACTCCTCCTCCGGCTACTCCTCTGCTGAG ATCAACCAAGATTTGAACATCCAGCTGCTGAAGGATGGCTATCGGTTAGATGAGATCCCCGACGACGAGGACCTAGACCTCATCCCCCCCAAGTCCGTGAACCCCACCTGCATGTGCTGCCAGGCCACGTCCTCCACCGCCTGCCACATTCAGTAG